A window of Vibrio gazogenes genomic DNA:
TAGAAAGTTGATATGTATCAAGGTATAAACTTTGCCATATTTTAGCCATAGCATATAGTTTCTTTAGAGGATCGCTCACTATCTAAGGAAAGATATGGCTGCAACAGAACAGGAAGTGTCATTCGATCGGAGTGAACTGATCATTACCAAAACCGATCTGCAAGGGAAAATCACCTATGCCAACCGGACGTTCATGCGCGTTGCGAACTACGCAGAAGATGAGTTGCTTGGTCAAGATCATAATTTGATCCGTCATCCTTCCATGCCGCGAGGTGTCTTTTATGGTTTATGGCATGCCTTGAAATCAGGAGAAGAGTTTTTTGGTTTTGTGAAAAACTATACCTCAGATAAAAATTACTACTGGGTGTTTGCCAATATTACGCCTGATCGAATTGGTGGTGATGTCGTTGGTTTTTACTCAGTACGTCGGGTCGCGCCTAAAGGTGCGGTGCAAACGATAGAAGGAATCTATCAGAAAATGCGCGAATTGGAGCAGACGACCGAAAGAAAACAAGCGCCCGAAGTCTCGTGGCAGTGGATGGTTGACTTAATTCGTCAGCAACATCAGATGGGGTATGAAGAGTACATCATCGACCTTTACCAGAAACATCGTTCAGATTAAAAGGAGTGAATGATGCGTAGTACGAGTCAGGTCAGTCATAATGTTTTATTTCAGCGGCAGAAGTTTTTGATTATCTGTTCAGTGTTTACCCTCGTCATTATTGGGTTATCGATTGCCAATGTTTTTGATCACGGCTTCAATTATTTCAACGTTCTCTTACCATTATTTACCATTGTCTTTTCGGCTTATGCCTATTGGGATCAGTTGCAACCTTTAATGGTGCTGAACCGGATCCTTGATGCTTTGAATGATGCCAGAAAAGGCAATGTTCATATTCGGATTACCGATACCAAAGGGTTGGGAGAAGTCGGCCATGTGGCATGGGCGTTGAATGACTTTCTGGATATTGTTGAGACAAACTTTAAAGAGTTGTCCAACACTTTTCAGCGCACAAGTAAAGGTGAGTTTTATCGCCGTGGGTTGGTGGACGGCATGCCCGGTGAGTTTGATGAGACGATGAGCAATATCAATGAAGCTATCGAATCAATGCAGCAAGCGTATGTATTTTCGCGGAAAAACCGCTTAAAAAGTGAATTGCATCACCTCAATACAACCAATTTGATCGTCAATCTAAAGAATAATCAGGAAGAATTGGTGACATTATCAAATCAGATGGATGATGTACTGACCATTGCGACAGAAAGCCGTGATGGTGCGGAACAGAGTCGTGAAGTGGTGGGAGATATCCGTCATGCGCTTGATGATGTGAACGTGCTGATGGTGAGTATGGAACAAACCGCACAAACCTTGGGTAAGGAGAGTATTCGGATTGCGGATATGATCAAAGTCATTAGCGGGATTGCCGAACAGACGAATTTACTGGCCCTCAATGCTGCCATTGAAGCTGCCCGGGCCGGTGATGTCGGACGCGGTTTTGCCGTGGTTGCCGATGAAGTGCGTTCACTGGCTGATCGCACCAGAAGCTCAGCCGCGGATATCAGTGAGATTATTAACTCACTGACGGGGCCGATTGAAGAAATGGTGTCTCAGACATTGACCGTCGGCCAACAGATGAAAAGTGTCGGGGATGAAGTGACCAATTTTCATAGCAACTTTGACAAGGTTGCCAATGCATCACAGCAGACCATTTCTTTAATGAATCAGGCCAAAGACTATTCTTTTGCATCGTTGATTAAACTGGATCATGTCATTTATAAACAAAATGGTTATATCGCACTGGAATCAAACGGGGAAGGTGCTGAAGCCAAAGAAGTTCAGGTTGATCATTTCAATTGCCGGATGGGTAAATGGTATTACGAAGGTGAAGGTCGTGAGGCGTTCAGTCAGACAACGGCCTATCGCCGTTTAGAAGAACACCATCAAGCTGTGCATCAAAATATGCGCCAAGCACTGGCATTAGTCCGTGAAGATTGGCTGACGGATGATGATGTCTTGAACCGTTTGGTTGCTGTGGTTGATCAAGCCGAGCGAGCCAGTAATCGCATGATCGAATATGTTTCTGAAATGGTTATAGAAAAGTATCATCACCAATAGGGGATGTTGCGTGAGTCCGCTGTCGTATTGCCATATGATATAAAAACAAGAAAGACCCGACCGGGTCTTTCTTGTTATTTGTCTCTGGTTGTCGATGTTACTCTGCCTGCTGAGCATCCGTCTGCGGCATATGAACAGAGACGACAAACATGGTATGAAAATACCCATTAGTGGACTTTACTTAGATCAACCAGTGGTTTTTTCACCTGTTTGACGCGGCGATTGCCTTGAATGTCTGCCACGGTGGCTAAAGCCTGTTTCACTTCTCCGCTGCTCCGTAAGACGGTGTAGGTCACATCAAAATGTTTGGATGCCCCCGCCTCAATTTTAGGCACTAACCCCAGCGGACGTTGATATTTGGTGTTATACGCATAGCTGGTGCCCGGTTCGATTCCGGTGACATAGCCTTGTTGCAATGTATCGGTATTTTTCCAGATGGTTAGCACCGGCAGTTGTTTGATGTTATATCCAACCGAGACACCCAGATCACCGGCCTGGTTATGCAGCACAGCCAGCGTGTTGCCCTGTTTATCACCGATAGGCTTCAGATTATAAACCATTTCATCATAGCCTTTGGTTGGGCCAAGGTAAGTTTGCCAGTTTTTCAGACCTTTTCTCGCATAATCGTTGAAGGGCGAAATCTCACTGGCGGCCGCAGTAATTTTGGCACCTTTTTCAAGAATCGGACGACCAAAGTTAGAGTGGTAAATGATCTGATATTCATCTTCATAATCGGCTTTATTGGTCAGGGTGTCATGGACGGCGAACTGGTTGCTACCGGGGGTGACTGAGAATGAAGTGAGCGTAACTAACTCCGCTTTTTTAAAGGTTCTTTCAGAGACTTCGCCTTCGACAGTAATGGTATAAGGAGGGTGTTCGTCAATAGTCACTTTGACTGTCGAAGCCGGGGTATTTTGCAAGCGGCCATGTAAGCTGAGTAACTGGCCGTTATCATCGACGCCCGGGTGACCGGTCCATTCATAACCGCAGCGCACCATCATCTCATTGAAACCATCTAACCAGCCCAGCCCGTTGCGGCTTTCCAGATCGATAAAGGCAGGGTTGACGATTTCTTTGACCGGAGAATCCCAGCCGAGAATGCGTTTGCCATCTTTTTTAACGTTGAATATCCCCATCCCACGGGTAGGCACTAAGGTAATTTCCAGTTCACCGTTGTTAATCACTAAAGTCTCGACTCCCATCTGTTTACCGCCATGTAACTGACGTTTTTCGATGGAGAAGGGTTGCTGAATCCCCAAGTCTTTATTGGTAACTTTCCACGCACCGACATCAATGTTGGCTGTGGCATCAGTCAACACATATTGTGCAGCATTCACGAGACCGGGGGCAGCGATAAGTAGGGCAGCGACGAGAGGTTTAATCTTCATGACGTTTGATTCCTTGTTAGTGAGTTTGATTTATTGTTTTACTGAATCGATTCAGCTAATAAAATACAAACTCACCATTCAGGATCAAATGCAAATCGGTGAAGGTGTGAGCTAATGCTGATGTTTGACAGTATGCGGACTGATTTCTGATTGATGAATCACGTTCAGCTGTTGGGGGATTATTGAGCGGTTTTCTGTGGGGGTAAGGATGATGTCATCTAATCTTGGTCGCTATTATTTACCGCTTGAAGCACCGCAGAAAGCGATCAAATTGATAGCATTGTTAAATGCTGTTCAATGTTCAGGATAGTGAATGTTGATGTTTCATGTGCTTTTTATGCGCGATTTGCAATACAATTGAAGTGATACCATAATTAGGTATTATTTGGTACTAAGGAGGGCGTTATGGCTAAAAATACCAGCATTACTTTGGGTGAACACTTTGATAGCTTTATTGCTAACCAGATTCAAAGCGGACGCTATGGTTCTGCGAGCGAAGTTATCCGCTCTGCTCTACGCTTACTTGAAACGCAAGAAACGAAAATGAACACCTTACGACAACTACTTGTTGAAGGTGAAGAGAGTGGTTTGGCTGACTATGACCTCAATTCGTTTATCAATGAACTCGATAGCGAAGAGAAAAAATGAAACCATTCCAACTGACCAATAGGGCGAAGTCTGATTTAAAAGACATCGCTCTATTTACCTATCACCGGTGGGGGCGCGAACAGCGAAATGCTTACGTAAAACAATTCGACGAGACCTTTTGGCTATTAGCTGAAAACCCTGATATCGGTAAAAACTGTGATG
This region includes:
- a CDS encoding PAS domain-containing protein; translated protein: MAATEQEVSFDRSELIITKTDLQGKITYANRTFMRVANYAEDELLGQDHNLIRHPSMPRGVFYGLWHALKSGEEFFGFVKNYTSDKNYYWVFANITPDRIGGDVVGFYSVRRVAPKGAVQTIEGIYQKMRELEQTTERKQAPEVSWQWMVDLIRQQHQMGYEEYIIDLYQKHRSD
- a CDS encoding type II toxin-antitoxin system ParD family antitoxin — protein: MAKNTSITLGEHFDSFIANQIQSGRYGSASEVIRSALRLLETQETKMNTLRQLLVEGEESGLADYDLNSFINELDSEEKK
- a CDS encoding type II toxin-antitoxin system RelE/ParE family toxin, which produces MKPFQLTNRAKSDLKDIALFTYHRWGREQRNAYVKQFDETFWLLAENPDIGKNCDEIRNGYKKFPQGSHVIFYQQISSQNIQIIRILHKSMDVNPIFGA
- a CDS encoding methyl-accepting chemotaxis protein translates to MMRSTSQVSHNVLFQRQKFLIICSVFTLVIIGLSIANVFDHGFNYFNVLLPLFTIVFSAYAYWDQLQPLMVLNRILDALNDARKGNVHIRITDTKGLGEVGHVAWALNDFLDIVETNFKELSNTFQRTSKGEFYRRGLVDGMPGEFDETMSNINEAIESMQQAYVFSRKNRLKSELHHLNTTNLIVNLKNNQEELVTLSNQMDDVLTIATESRDGAEQSREVVGDIRHALDDVNVLMVSMEQTAQTLGKESIRIADMIKVISGIAEQTNLLALNAAIEAARAGDVGRGFAVVADEVRSLADRTRSSAADISEIINSLTGPIEEMVSQTLTVGQQMKSVGDEVTNFHSNFDKVANASQQTISLMNQAKDYSFASLIKLDHVIYKQNGYIALESNGEGAEAKEVQVDHFNCRMGKWYYEGEGREAFSQTTAYRRLEEHHQAVHQNMRQALALVREDWLTDDDVLNRLVAVVDQAERASNRMIEYVSEMVIEKYHHQ
- a CDS encoding aldose 1-epimerase family protein gives rise to the protein MKIKPLVAALLIAAPGLVNAAQYVLTDATANIDVGAWKVTNKDLGIQQPFSIEKRQLHGGKQMGVETLVINNGELEITLVPTRGMGIFNVKKDGKRILGWDSPVKEIVNPAFIDLESRNGLGWLDGFNEMMVRCGYEWTGHPGVDDNGQLLSLHGRLQNTPASTVKVTIDEHPPYTITVEGEVSERTFKKAELVTLTSFSVTPGSNQFAVHDTLTNKADYEDEYQIIYHSNFGRPILEKGAKITAAASEISPFNDYARKGLKNWQTYLGPTKGYDEMVYNLKPIGDKQGNTLAVLHNQAGDLGVSVGYNIKQLPVLTIWKNTDTLQQGYVTGIEPGTSYAYNTKYQRPLGLVPKIEAGASKHFDVTYTVLRSSGEVKQALATVADIQGNRRVKQVKKPLVDLSKVH